Proteins encoded together in one Bos indicus x Bos taurus breed Angus x Brahman F1 hybrid chromosome 28, Bos_hybrid_MaternalHap_v2.0, whole genome shotgun sequence window:
- the LOC113885554 gene encoding 28S ribosomal protein S36, mitochondrial produces MMGSKMASASRVVQVVKPHTPLIRFPDRRDNPKPNVSEVLRSAGLPSHTSSISQHSKGSKSPDWLMHQGPPDTAEMIKTLPQKYRRKLVSQEEIEFIQRGGPE; encoded by the exons ATGATGGGCAGCAAGATGGCGTCTGCCAGCAGGGTCGTTCAGGTAGTCAAGCCACATACTCCATTAATAAGGTTCCCTGACAGAAGAGACAATCCTAAACCAAATGTATCAGAAGTTCTACGATCAGCAGGACTACCATCTCATACTTCTTCAATTTCACAGCATTCTAAGGGAAGTAAATCGCCAGACTGGCTGATGCATCAGGGTCCACCAGACACGGCAGAGATGATAAAAACTTTACCTCAGAAATACAGAAGGAAACTTGTGTCTCAAGAAGAAATTGAATTTATCCAA CGTGGAGGTCCAGAATAA